The genome window ACGTACAGAAAAGCTGACCTAATTGTCGACGCGTGCAGTACAGTGACGCAGAGACAACTCTGTGCTCGCCAggaacaaaatgtattttaagattACTCCCCATCATTCTCTTCTTCAAACGAGTCAGTTCCCACTTCTTCATAGTCCttttccagggcagccaggtcCTCTCGGGCCTCTGCAAACTCTCCCTCCTCCATGCCCTCACCCACATACCAGTGCACAAAAGCTCTCTTGGCGTACATCAGGTCAAACTTGTGGTCAAGCCTTGCCCAAGCCTCGGCGATGGCCGTGGTGTTGCTCAGCATGCAGACTGCCCGCTGAACTTGGGCTAGGTCTCCTCCAGGAACAACTGTAGGAGGCTGGTAGTTGATCCCAACCTGGAAAACGGGAATGTGAGACAAGGCTGTAAAAtagcaggagcaggaggcagtCAAAGAGCTGAAGGGTGAGTGAAGTTACAGATGCTGGGGTAGAGTGCTGCCAGGTGGCAAATGCCTTACAAATGTCAAAGAGTATGAAGCACACTCTAATATCTATACTATTCTACTGTTTAATGCACACTGATGAGTTTGTAGCTTTCTTAACAGCTACTGAACATAGAGTTTCACCAAGATACCCTCTAGAAACTCTAACACAAAAAGTTGGTTccctgttgtagatgtcggcgaacccaatgggaagaatgatgatgtctaactccatttcagaaggctgaatgatttctttattataattatgttataatacattaatttgctatataaaagaggatactaaatattgcatgctactttctctaactatcatatctccctaactcacaactcgtgaccctgttctccagagcccagacacaggtggatccgattggccaccaggcccaaacaatccaccatggtccaaccaagcactcactctgggtaaacaattctccaaacacattccacaagagaaaaacaaggagcagaaatagaaattgttttctctttcatttctctctgtgcacctcaataaaagatcctgagagagagagagagagaaatgtgcttgccacagttCCCACTTGGAAGTTTTCATTGTTGAAGCAGCTGCTTGTATGACAAATACTTTTCCACTGGTAATGTCTGTATTATtgttgaaaatatattttcagacaCTGCTGTGTAACCAGTGGGGAGAGGCTGTATAATATTTCTAGGTTAACTAAGAGATTCACTAATATCAGCATTTCCTGTATTAATTTTATCAGCTTTAGTATTTCCTCAGTTTTAGATTGTGCCTCAGAGGCAATGCTAATTGGCTGTTCCAAAGGTCATGtctgaaatgaaaacttctTTCAATTTTAACCCATGCACACTTTGAATTTCcacttatttaaatatttaagagcCTGTGTCAGTGGGATGTCCAAAGGAGAAAAGGCACATTTTATATAAATGCATCCTTCTTATGTTCATTGGAAAATATCTATATTCCCCTGTGCTCCGGGGAAAATAGGAGAAATATATGAGATAGAAAACTTTAAACACAAGTTTTCTActagaaaactttaaaaatacaagttttctACCAGACTGAACCTCCCCTTTCAACACTAAAGAGAAGCTTATGGCAGCCCTACTCACCTTGAAGCCTGTTGGACACCAGTCAACAAACTGGATGGTTCTCTTGGTCTTGATGGCAGCAATGGCCACGTTGACGTCCTTGGGGACGACATCGCCGCGGTAGAGCATGCAGCAGGCCATGTACTTGCCGTGCCTCGGGTCACACTTCACCATCTGGTTGTTGGGCTCGAAGCAGGCGTTGGTGATCTCGGCCACCGAGAGCTGCTCGTGGTGCGCTCTGTCGGCGGAGATGATGGGGGCGTAGGTCACCAAGGGGAAGTGGATGCGCGGGTAGGGCACCAGGTTGGTCTGGAACTCCGTCAGGTCCACGTTGAGGGCGCCGTCGAAGCGCAGCGAGGCGGTGATGGAGGACACGATCTGGCTGATGAGGCGGTTCAGGTTGGTGTAGGTGGGGCGCTCGATGTCCAGGTTCCGGCGGCAGATGTCGTAGATGGCCTCGTTGTCCACCATGAAGGCACAGTCGGAATGCTCCAGTGTGGTGTGCGTGGTCAGGATGGAATTGTAGGGTTCCACCACAGCAGTGGAGACCTGAGGGGCTGGGTAGATGGCAAACTCCAGTTTGGACTTCTTTCCATAATCCACAGAGAGGCGTTCCATCAGCAAGGAGGTAAATCCAGAGCCGGTACCGCCACCAAAGCTGTGGAAGATCAGGAATCCTTGCAGCCCAGAACAGGCATCAGTCTAGAAGGCAAAAGAGAaagtgaaacagcagcagctgaaaaaggTGGAAAAGACTTTGCTATGTGAGCTGAAGGAGTGAGCAGTCCTAGGCAGTATACAGCATAGATTTCATGTCAAGTTTTCCTGGGAAAGCGCTGCTGATAGTTCCaacctttcctttcctcactGTCTCGACTTGGGACATAGGGATCTGTCTgggcctctctctctctgaacTTCACACTGCTCTGTTATTCTACCTGAAACCAGCAATGTACAACTGCATAATCCACCCTTCAGTATCAGTATTGGTGCTGTAGGGCTGtgctaataaataaaaattacatatttgtaACCACTTCATAAAAATGCCTGGAGGCATGCAGCTGGGAAGTGAGCTACTGGGCTTCTCTCTTCTATACCATGGCCAAGACACCGTCTGTAAGACTTGCAATCTCTTTTCTGAACCATTGGTATCATTTGCAATTAACAAGCTGTTAGTTCTGCCCTTCTTTCTTCTGCAGAGTCCAACCTGCTGTTTCAGAACTGCTGGGACTTACCAGCTTACGGACACGATCCAGCACCATATCAATGCTTTCCTTGCCAATGGTGTAGTGGCCACGGGCATAGTTATTGGCTGCATCTTCCTTTCCAGTGATCAGCTGTTCTGGATGAAAAAGTTCCCGGAAGGTGCCAGCCCGTACTTCAtctgaaggagaaagagaaaatgtaagaATATGCTCCAACAAATTCTGGTTGTTGTTGGCACCAGTGCACGCTCTCAGTCACAGGAGCTCATGATGCCAAAAGACAGATGCTGATGGAGAAGGGAAACGTCTCTGGAGCATTTTTTCATTGTTGCATTTGTTTGATTTATTGTGCATCTTCAATCCAGCCACTTATCTTCTCATGAGATGACAAGTACAGCCtgcatccagaaaaaaaatatgaagaaattaatattttattagacATTGGAGGGAAGTGGTCAGGCTCCCGCTTTGAAACcaaactgaagaaaagcagaatctgAATGGCAAAAATGTAATGATAAACAAACCTAAAAGTTAATTATTGATGCAAAGGGAAGTTGTACACACCACGTGTGCCAGCTATTAAACTGCTGGGGATCCTCTTGTTCTTATGTTTGTAACACCTGTGACAGAATCTGGCATCCacaagaaaatttatttcatgcTACCTAGTGGTAGTCTGAGGTGCAAAGGGCCACTTTGTGCCAGTGAAGACTGGTGGCACAGCATGGTGATATGGGGCAAAAGCAATCTCATCTCCATTTTGCAGGTTTATTTCTATACTGACCTACCACAGTTGGTTCCAAGTCCACCATTACAGCCCGTGGCACGTGCTTCCCAGTGGCTGTTTCATTGAAAAATGTGGTAAAAGAGTCATCAGAGTTGAGTTTGTCCTGCAGGTCCTTGAAGGTGCCATCAGGCTGAATGCCGTGCTCCAGACAGAAGAGTTCCCAGCACGCATTTCCTATCTGCACTCCAGCCTGGCCAACGTGAACAGAGATGCACTCACgctgaggggagagaggagaggcagggTCAGAAAAATCAGTGTACCTTAGCCCTCCTTATTCCTGGTGGTTACCTTTTCCCAGTGTATTGCTTTTCTAAAAAATCAGTGAATTGTCACTGTCAGCTGTTCATTTGGTTGTTCAGTCCCATGACCACAATGAGATTGCACATGCACACGCCAGATACTGGGacagttctttaaaaaattgagaTCTGTGTGCTGTACTACAGAAGTATATTAAAACAGTCAGGAAAAGCCAATTTCAATTACACAAACCCCACCTTTCTTCTGGATTGGCCCTGCTGAGAAGCACATCCCagtttagtttatttttactCCTGGCTGGAACCTGACACAGCCACGTGGCATCCTTCACCCTTATGTAACCCAAGGCAGGTGATGTCTTTTGATCCTTCTACCCTCTGATAGCAGGCTAGCGTGGAATCTTGGAAGCGCTCTTTCACctaaagaaattattccagATTTTCTTGATCTAAACAAATGTTCCTTCCAGCTCCTGAGCAGGCATTAATTTTACATCATGGCTCCATTGCTTGTCAGGCAGTGTCATTGCAGTATAGTGTATCTGCATGACTTCCAGCATTGTTTCTGTGGCAGCCAGGAAGAGAAAACTCTGTAACACCAGGCTAAAGTGGGCAGGTGTCAATTGCTCCAAAATCCTGTACACTTAAAAGTACAGGAGCATGAAGGCCCTGGTGCTGGATTTCATAAGTTCACAAGCAGAATTATAAAGCAAATGCTTCTGGGTTAGTCCCAGCAATTGCAACACTGGGTGTAGTGAAAGGCATTTTTTTGAGGAGAGAGTAGTTTCAGGCACGTGGAATTTTTCAGATTTGGTTTCTGCTTTGGAGCAATTAAAGTTGCCTGAGCTCTGGTTTTGTGATCCCCAGGGCCCTGTCTATACTATATGTCTTTTTTTACTagggagtaaaaaaaaaaggtcatagTACTGAACACTGGCCTGTGATCTCCTGTGCTGATTGATAATTCAAAAAATTTGGCACCGTTTTGGCTTAGGCCAGTTAATATTTTTCCAGACAATGCTTGGGCACCATGCAGAAAACAACTCATTGTCAAGAGTGCTTTCCAGTGAGCAGCTCACTGACCACTGCCAGGctttggagagggaaggagaattGAGATGCCCAGCTATGAAGCAGGCCTGGCTTTAAGGGCAGGGGATGGTTCTTGCTCATTCTTGTTTTGTAATATTGCATTTAGAGATAACCAGTGGTTCGATCAGATTTGAccagtttttttgttgttttgtttttttttttttaattaaattctgtAACTGCTTACCCAGCAAAATCATTCTGTGATCTGAGAATTAAATGTATCCTCCCCAAAAACTAAATTTTCAGTCACAATGTGTCACCAGCTACATCTCTGGAGCAGTGTTTGCTTCACAAATTGACATAAATTCGTGTTTTAAGAAACGTAAGTGAAGACCTTTTTTCAGAAGCAACTAGAATTTCAAAAgtcagccctgccccagctaGTCATCGCCAGAAGTTCAAATGAACATGAAAGCTCAATTTAAGTCTTTCATCCAATGAAATAAATGATTTCTATTCAGTACTCATTTCTAAGCTGAACATTTTTGCTGACTCTGCAAATGCACATGCTCTCAAGTGTACTTGCACAGCCCTGTTTTTGTCAACTGAGTTGTGCAAAAGTCTCTTGAGTTGTATGAGTGACAATGGGGCTTCATAAGTCAGTGTGTTGCAATCTGGAGGATTATTCAGGAGACACCGAAGGCACATTTGGGCTTAGAGAATTCAATTAATGCTGACTTTCCACAGGGCAGGCCCCTGCCTTTTCTTTCAAATCCCAGTGTGAATCTGTGAGGCTGGCaggcagcaagaaaaataaaggtttcttttcttttcaaacacagCAATGAGGCCAGctggcttttaaaaacaatacCTTTTAAAGCAAAACTACAGTTACAAGTCAAGCAGTATGTTAAACCTAAAGAGCTGCTTTGCTCACTTCTTCAGGCCTGTAGAGGGATTGGtctgtttttttcacagataGAACAAGTAAATGCTGCCTTAGGAAGTTAATATTGTAAAGCTTCATGTAGGACTGTAGTTGAAGACATTTCAGACAGGGTTTTCAGCTGCACTAGTTTGAAACTATATCTCAGCTCTGCATTTTGAGCCATTTCatcttctccttccccagcaggaaATACTCTGGAATTTGGAAATACTCTGCCAAAGAGAGAAGACAGTGAAAAAGAGGTTTCTGACTTTGCATAGTGAACAGCAttaaaacagaggccagactTTCACTAGGGAAGAGGGTGGACCTTCTTCAGCGTCACAGTCAGAGTAAACTGATCTTTGtgtgatattttaatttggAGCCTATTCCAAACTCATGTTTCATATCCCACCACTAACGTCTGTAGACCCAGGACAGGTCTAATAAAGAAACAGTAGAAAGGACCAGATCCTTTGTGAAACTAAACCTTTGGGACAGCTTtgactcttaaaaaaaacaaactaatacCTGGCTCCAGGATTTACTGCAAAAGGCAGACTTTAGTCTTCCAGCTGTTCCACAAACACTCTCACTTCCCTAGGTCTGGGAAGCCTGTGGAAGTATTTTGCCTGTGAGATGAGCTGGCAGAAAGTATCATAGTTCTTCCTCTGCACCAAAATTAGACTCAGTGCTAGAGATATACTGGGGTACAAGgtgaaatggattttttcacattctaagatttttttcacattttgaaagATTTCTACAAATTTATAACAAATGCCCAGCACTTAAAATCAAAGGGCATTTTTTCACTCAaatgcatacatatataaaagAATTCATGGACTCCAGAAACACACATGCATACCCTGTATAGCTATGGACAGTATAGCCATTGGGGctaaattaatttgaaacagACACAAAggtaaataacttttttttggtttatttctaaaaaaaaaaattgtctcatATGAAAATGAACTGGTGTTGAGAAAATGTGGTCACAACAGAAAGTACCAAACAGCTGAGACTCCACACCTAATTTATCTTATAATCCCACTAGTTAGGGACTTTCTGAAGAAACTTAATGCAGTAATGCTTCAGTGAGATTTTTCTGCactcctttcccatttttttacGTGGTAAGTGGTGTGTGAGATCAGGGTTCGGTGGCAAAACCTGCTGATAACGACAGCAGTCCCCACTGCCTTCCCTCGCCCACGGCCCTCCCAGTCCCCGTGTGCCCGTGTTCCCCCATCCCCCTTACCATGGTGTCTCCAGAGGTGCTTCCCTCCCTTTGGGATCACTGGTGGCAGGTCTGTGCCGGAGCctggctctgggctgcagggcaggaggcacCCTGGGCCCGGCCCCGGCACCTGCTGCTGCGCTTCAGCGTCACAGCGCTGCGGGAAGAGGTCACCCTGCTGCCTCCACCACCCCTCCCGTGCAAATCCACCCACAGAGCCCGGGCTCGGAGACAGCCCGGCTTCAAACTCagtgcagccagggctggcacgCTTCTTGATCTGGAGCGTGGCCATGTAACACGTTGTGCGCTGTGCTTTCTCACACCTCAGGGTTTTACATCACCTGCAACGCACACACCATCCCAGTTCCCTGTTCTGCCAACACATTGTTGCCCTGATtcttaaaagtgttttcttttatagctcttttgaaagttttgaagttctcataaaacttctttagccttctgataatgtttacatatttgagagtcagagttcccacactATTTCATGTATAAATGGAATAGTTtatatatttctctgtgggcggagagaaatgattgattgatctttggaccagtgtggttggagaggtggcaattccatcctccaatccacggtcacctttggaattctataaacACCAGATGTTCGaataaaactttctctttttttctcttttgaacttaccaagcttctgtgtactcatttcatGTCCAATAGCGACATCACTTCTGTAGATCACACCTAAATTCCAGTACAGAAGGCATAAGAGAGCAAAtgaatggaaaagagaaggaaagaagaaaaacaaaaatagagaTCTGGAAAGTAAACATAATTACCATTCTTAAGTGTGCTCTTCTAACACTTTTATATTATCTCCTGGCTTCTCTATTAACATTTCAATTTACTTCTATTACTTCTCTTTCCACGTGCAGTCATCCAGGCTGTCAGCAGTATGGGACAGGTTTCAGTATAGACTCTCACTTCTCTGCCCAAACGCAGAAAGAAATTTGATTCTTATTGCAGTGTTTATTGCAGGACAGATCTGGAACATTCTAACACCAAATTAGTGCAGTTGCCTCCACCACTTTGCTCTTTCTGCACTAGTTCacctctggaaagcagcagcttctctcagcAGAGAAATCCTCATGCTTGCAACCCCTAGGTAACAAAGAGGAAGACACGCTTAATTGCTTGAATCTGTGTCATGTATCCCCAGACTTTATAAATGTACTGTTTATGATGATGTTTAATCAGCAGACATTAAATAGACAATTCCTAAAATGTAGGTTAGTCTACTCTTGTCATGATGATATTAATAGATTGTTCTGCCACTGCTGGCAACCAGCACGGAAGTACCTTCTTTAACACCTACATTTTAACAGTGCTAGTTCATGCTGGTTTTTATAAACTCACTTAGGTATAGTcttcattttgctgttctttacaTAAACCTGCAAATCATTACTCTTTGATTTTGGCTGGGAAAAGCTACAGAGACATAATTTCTGGAGCCATAATTGTTTTTTAACTAAGAATATCCATGATAATTTCCATCTGCTGCTTTGCTTAAGCTGACCCTCAGAGTTCTTCAGAAAACCGTTAGATAATTGCTTTGAGACGAAGGAATAGGTTGCTCTAGTGTTCTTCTTCTAGTGGAAGTGGTAACATTCCAGACAAGCTCTACTGCTCTGGACAATCTGAAATGTTAATGCTCACAGCTTCAGAGAATCAGGAAAAGGTCTCACAGCAAATACTTTGAGAAGTCTACCACCCAAAACCTCTTTGAGTCAACGTGTCAGATCTAGCAGCAACAAAATCTAAAAGAGGTCTGTGAATTACTAAATTATTTGCAACAGTCCTTTGTGGCATTTTCTCTGCCAGTGGGAGTCCACAGAGACATGAGGCAGATATGGCCTGGACCTGGATCCTTGGAAAGTAAGTAATCTTGATGGATGCTGGCATTCAACCTCTGTGGGCAGATGGTGAGCTGCCATATGAAACCTAAAGCCTTTTTCTCTAATTAAAGATAGACACATCtctgaaaatgccatttttgaATAATCTAGAATGCAGAAGTACTGTTGTactggtttaaccccagctggcaactgaGCACTAAATCAGGAGAGTCAGAGAGAACCAGTGCATTGAGATACAGTTTAACACAccaagcaaaagctgtgcacacaagcaaagcaaaccaaggaGTGGATTcacacttcccatgggcaggcaggtgttcagctaCAACCAGGactgcagggctccatcactgccttgggaagacaaacaccatcaccctGAACAGGATGTGatttctccttcttcccacagctcgATATGCTGGAGATTGAAATACATCAAGAGGCAAATGAAGGACAGTTAAATGCTTTTTATCCTCTACTGGATGTACATCACTCCCTCCCTACAGGCTGGTTACCTAATGACTCGCCAACAGTGTCAGAATCATGGATTACTTTATAACATTATTACGCCATTTTACAAAACAGTGAACTCTTAGTAAGTTCTTAGGTGATCACACAAAATcctcttttgcttttaatttgggAAGTGCAAGTCTTTGCATTCCCCACACATTTTAACACCTTCCTCAGTAAGTGAATGAAGATTTAAACACTTTCCTTGTGTTCCCTGTATAATTGTTTTCTGTTGGTCTGTTGCCACCTGCTGGGAGAACCAGCTGCATCTCATTTCAGGATTTCTGAACTTCCAAAGTCTAGTAATTAAGTACCTGTTTAACACTGCTACATTGataaaaatactggttttcagGCATTATCCCTGAAACAGAGAACTGTGCtatgtatttttactttttatttgcataattttcTCCCCTAATACAGTAAGGTCAGAACTGTAGTTAGTTCTAATATAAAGATACATTAATCTAATAATGATGAATACCAGATACTTTATTCTTGGTAGTATTGGTCTTGGCCATGCCAAAATGCAGACTTACACTCTAGCAACATCATCAGTGGATTAGATCTCATCAGATTCACACTGAAGACATTCTCTATTTAATTCAAATACGCTGAAACTATGAAACAATGTGAAACAATTCTTGAAAACTTTTATATACTTTGTAGTGTATCAATAcaataaacacttttttttcatatactCAAATCACAGCACAAACAAGCAACTCTACAGAGGTAAATCAGTAGTCactttattataaaaattagaTAGTGCAGTTTTAGTAttaattgcaaaaaaaccctgatagCTTATTTCTGCCTTCTCATgatgaattaaaaacaatataCATTCTAAATCAGCAGTAGTCCGATAAAGTCAAGGTTACCAACCTACACTTAAAATAAAGTTGAATGTTAAAAGTCCTAGTAAAGGACACTTAACAGCATCCTAAAATCTATGTATGGCCTGCTGAAACCACTGATCCAAAGCAACCTCCAAAACAGCATCTCTGCCATCCAACTAAAAATTATGCCAGAAGATTACAGCAAGAAGTGTTCATGACCTAACAGTCACTCTGATAAGAATTTGGCCTGACTTCAGAGTGAAGTTTGCCATTTCATTAACTGGCTTACCAAGGATTTCTCCAGAGGCCTTGCAAAGCAGGGGGGCAGAGAACTGATCCTGGTCATTTCTTGGAAGAGCTCAACTCCAGACAGAGCTTCTGTGTTTCATTCTATCTGATTGGACATCAAGGGTTGGTTTCAGTAATAAACTGAAATATCAATATCAAAGGCTGCTCTTCCCT of Vidua macroura isolate BioBank_ID:100142 chromosome 5, ASM2450914v1, whole genome shotgun sequence contains these proteins:
- the TUBA8 gene encoding tubulin alpha-8 chain, with amino-acid sequence MVDLEPTVVDEVRAGTFRELFHPEQLITGKEDAANNYARGHYTIGKESIDMVLDRVRKLTDACSGLQGFLIFHSFGGGTGSGFTSLLMERLSVDYGKKSKLEFAIYPAPQVSTAVVEPYNSILTTHTTLEHSDCAFMVDNEAIYDICRRNLDIERPTYTNLNRLISQIVSSITASLRFDGALNVDLTEFQTNLVPYPRIHFPLVTYAPIISADRAHHEQLSVAEITNACFEPNNQMVKCDPRHGKYMACCMLYRGDVVPKDVNVAIAAIKTKRTIQFVDWCPTGFKVGINYQPPTVVPGGDLAQVQRAVCMLSNTTAIAEAWARLDHKFDLMYAKRAFVHWYVGEGMEEGEFAEAREDLAALEKDYEEVGTDSFEEENDGE